The proteins below are encoded in one region of Silene latifolia isolate original U9 population chromosome 2, ASM4854445v1, whole genome shotgun sequence:
- the LOC141643980 gene encoding putative disease resistance protein At5g63020 isoform X1, with protein METSEMRPNAVFWKLIVLLTILRGGESRDENLLSNKTELLNASYVEMFGKSKRKRGVSELGIWSARAREDEEGFPQSKRQACLDCELGVWGKKVGVERCIGTTVAHECKDCLCSVWDSRHGLVDQGPSHGKHIPVNKLIGQVASETQLQRLLLDSKVGRVAIHGTEGIGKTALMKHLHNYALDFVEMFDYVFWVTCPQSCRIEDLQDYVAMAVKCDLSNINDPTIRAKKLFETLVSRGRTVIFLDAVSEADITLDHIGIPLSSEGSSCKLVITTSCPLDCRLLDSFETVHVNPLSEDEALDLFMIEAGIDSGRISQLNDAPKLLSMKCCGVPRVIVHTATRMCGIDDVREWRNRVNLGIENEV; from the exons ATGG AAACATCTGAGATGAGGCCGAATGCCGTCTTCTGGAAGTTAATAGTGCTCTTAACGATATTACGTGGGGGAGAATCACGAGATGAAAATTTACTCAGTAATAAAACTGAGCTTTTAAATGCCTCATATGTAGAGATGTTTGGAAAAAGCAAGAGAAAACGAGGAGTCTCTGAGTTGGGCATTTGGAGTGCTCGGGCACGTGAAGATGAGGAAGGATTTCCTCAATCTAAAAGACAGGCGTGCCTAGATTGTGAATTGGGAGTCTGGGGAAAGAAGGTGGGTGTTGAGAGATGCATAGGTACAACGGTTGCCCATGAGTGTAAGGATTGTTTATGTTCGGTGTGGGACTCACGGCATGGATTAGTTGATCAAGGTCCAAGCCATGGTAAGCATATTCCAGTCAACAAGTTGATTGGCCAAGTGGCTTCAGAGACGCAACTTCAGCGTCTATTATTGGATTCTAAAGTTGGGAGGGTTGCAATTCATGGGACAGAAGGAATTGGTAAGACCGCTTTGATGAAGCATCTGCATAATTATGCTTTAGATTTTGTTGAGATGTTTGATTATGTCTTTTGGGTCACCTGCCCTCAATCGTGTAGAATCGAGGATTTACAAGATTATGTTGCCATGGCAGTGAAATGCGATCTCTCTAACATTAATGACCCCACAATAAGGGCGAAAAAGCTATTTGAGACTCTCGTAAGTCGTGGAAGAACTGTGATATTCTTAGACGCTGTCTCTGAAGCGGATATCACCCTTGACCACATAGGGATTCCACTTTCTTCTGAAGGAAGTTCTTGCAAACTTGTGATTACCACTAGTTGCCCTTTAGATTGTAGATTGTTGGATAGTTTTGAAACTGTTCACGTCAATCCTCTTTCTGAAGACGAGGCACTTGACTTGTTCATGATTGAAGCAGGAATAGACTCTGGACGCATTTCTCAGCTAAATGACGCCCCTAAGTTACTGTCCATGAAATGCTGTGGAGTCCCACGTGTTATTGTACACACAGCTACTCGTATGTGTGGCATTGACGATGTCCGTGAATGGAGAAATAGAGTGAATCTGGGGATTGAAAATGAAGTCTAA
- the LOC141643980 gene encoding putative disease resistance protein At5g63020 isoform X2, which yields MRPNAVFWKLIVLLTILRGGESRDENLLSNKTELLNASYVEMFGKSKRKRGVSELGIWSARAREDEEGFPQSKRQACLDCELGVWGKKVGVERCIGTTVAHECKDCLCSVWDSRHGLVDQGPSHGKHIPVNKLIGQVASETQLQRLLLDSKVGRVAIHGTEGIGKTALMKHLHNYALDFVEMFDYVFWVTCPQSCRIEDLQDYVAMAVKCDLSNINDPTIRAKKLFETLVSRGRTVIFLDAVSEADITLDHIGIPLSSEGSSCKLVITTSCPLDCRLLDSFETVHVNPLSEDEALDLFMIEAGIDSGRISQLNDAPKLLSMKCCGVPRVIVHTATRMCGIDDVREWRNRVNLGIENEV from the coding sequence ATGAGGCCGAATGCCGTCTTCTGGAAGTTAATAGTGCTCTTAACGATATTACGTGGGGGAGAATCACGAGATGAAAATTTACTCAGTAATAAAACTGAGCTTTTAAATGCCTCATATGTAGAGATGTTTGGAAAAAGCAAGAGAAAACGAGGAGTCTCTGAGTTGGGCATTTGGAGTGCTCGGGCACGTGAAGATGAGGAAGGATTTCCTCAATCTAAAAGACAGGCGTGCCTAGATTGTGAATTGGGAGTCTGGGGAAAGAAGGTGGGTGTTGAGAGATGCATAGGTACAACGGTTGCCCATGAGTGTAAGGATTGTTTATGTTCGGTGTGGGACTCACGGCATGGATTAGTTGATCAAGGTCCAAGCCATGGTAAGCATATTCCAGTCAACAAGTTGATTGGCCAAGTGGCTTCAGAGACGCAACTTCAGCGTCTATTATTGGATTCTAAAGTTGGGAGGGTTGCAATTCATGGGACAGAAGGAATTGGTAAGACCGCTTTGATGAAGCATCTGCATAATTATGCTTTAGATTTTGTTGAGATGTTTGATTATGTCTTTTGGGTCACCTGCCCTCAATCGTGTAGAATCGAGGATTTACAAGATTATGTTGCCATGGCAGTGAAATGCGATCTCTCTAACATTAATGACCCCACAATAAGGGCGAAAAAGCTATTTGAGACTCTCGTAAGTCGTGGAAGAACTGTGATATTCTTAGACGCTGTCTCTGAAGCGGATATCACCCTTGACCACATAGGGATTCCACTTTCTTCTGAAGGAAGTTCTTGCAAACTTGTGATTACCACTAGTTGCCCTTTAGATTGTAGATTGTTGGATAGTTTTGAAACTGTTCACGTCAATCCTCTTTCTGAAGACGAGGCACTTGACTTGTTCATGATTGAAGCAGGAATAGACTCTGGACGCATTTCTCAGCTAAATGACGCCCCTAAGTTACTGTCCATGAAATGCTGTGGAGTCCCACGTGTTATTGTACACACAGCTACTCGTATGTGTGGCATTGACGATGTCCGTGAATGGAGAAATAGAGTGAATCTGGGGATTGAAAATGAAGTCTAA